One Kitasatospora sp. NBC_01287 DNA window includes the following coding sequences:
- a CDS encoding PH domain-containing protein translates to MTVSSGVSGGAMSDRRDGQHYFKAPIQYRRTGRRTLVLFPTALACALAIILAAAAKGRNPVMTALFAAALIVAYAIAASFVGPFCGSTTVNAAGLTTRTLLRTRVVTWPQVQSFGFSPEVNRGIDHCLLEVRLHKGRAVVLPGLVASSADDPEIRSRLSELRAAWAAAQPDAMTG, encoded by the coding sequence ATGACGGTCAGCAGCGGAGTGAGCGGGGGAGCCATGAGCGATCGGCGCGACGGACAGCACTACTTCAAGGCGCCGATCCAGTACCGGCGGACGGGCCGCAGGACCTTGGTCCTCTTCCCGACCGCTCTGGCCTGCGCCCTCGCCATCATCCTCGCCGCAGCGGCCAAGGGCCGGAATCCCGTGATGACCGCGCTCTTCGCGGCCGCCCTGATCGTCGCCTACGCCATCGCCGCCTCCTTCGTGGGCCCCTTCTGCGGCAGTACCACGGTGAATGCCGCGGGCCTCACCACGCGGACCCTACTGAGGACACGTGTGGTCACCTGGCCGCAGGTGCAGTCGTTCGGGTTCTCACCGGAGGTCAACCGCGGCATCGATCACTGCCTCCTTGAGGTACGCCTGCACAAGGGGCGGGCAGTCGTCCTGCCCGGCCTGGTCGCTTCGAGTGCCGATGACCCGGAAATCCGGTCGCGCCTCTCGGAGTTGCGGGCCGCGTGGGCCGCAGCCCAACCCGATGCCATGACCGGGTAA
- a CDS encoding VOC family protein, whose protein sequence is MSLRIKHVTVDCADPPKLAAWWAQALGGSVTADFGGFYALVEGGGLAMGFQKVPEARTDKNSVHVDLAASDRAVEIERLIRLGATEVAEHTVPGLAWTVLRDPEGNEFCVSGPAPDEPAAG, encoded by the coding sequence GTGAGCCTGCGAATCAAGCACGTGACGGTCGATTGCGCCGACCCGCCGAAGCTGGCTGCCTGGTGGGCGCAGGCCCTGGGCGGCTCGGTCACGGCAGACTTCGGTGGCTTCTACGCCCTCGTGGAGGGCGGCGGTCTGGCCATGGGGTTTCAGAAGGTCCCCGAGGCGCGCACGGACAAGAACAGCGTCCATGTCGACCTGGCCGCCTCGGACCGCGCCGTGGAGATCGAACGCCTGATCAGGCTCGGTGCCACGGAAGTCGCCGAACACACGGTGCCAGGACTGGCATGGACCGTGCTCCGCGACCCCGAGGGCAACGAGTTCTGTGTCTCGGGCCCCGCGCCCGATGAGCCCGCCGCAGGCTGA
- a CDS encoding LCP family protein, which translates to MSETQVDTPGPGPRRRARAAQPQLPAPRAGGRAAARAGSRSEPPAPPTGGRAAARKSMKKPKRKGLRILAYTTAGLVLVTAGTFGYVYEELNGNIKHSALFAGTSGDAGHEKPDAFGRTPINILVIGSDARDNAADCQIGGDCGPGANADVEMVLHVSADRSNATVMSVPRDTVADLPACTDTENHTSMKAHRDMINSTLDYGPGCTVAAVHQLTGIPIDHFMMVDFTGVVQMSDAVGGVPVCVDNNVYDPYSHLKLKKGNHTLQGMAALEFVRTRHGFGDGGDVGRTVAQHMFLSSMVRQLKSAGTLTNPAAVLSLANAATKALTVDNGLSGIPQLVGLADDLNKVPTDRITMTTMQNDPDPTNTQRVVVDPAAKNLFSAMINDQSLTTGDGSKSSAAAQATSTANPDTSSAAPAPAAPAAPAAPASSAAAAGAGAGAPKKEIAVHVKNGSGVAGRAGDLAEALKTAGYSSLTSATNATVSAAVSEVTYTAGREGDAQEVAASVGLPSSAVRPGDGPGITLVIGKDWTAGSTFGAAPAGAGGAASPAAPAPVNTQAALSNSEAQTADDSSKCAQVSTQDTVQINNIGMNPTKAYDRSPSVPDSAP; encoded by the coding sequence GTGAGCGAGACGCAGGTGGACACCCCCGGTCCCGGGCCTCGCCGCCGTGCGCGCGCAGCCCAGCCGCAGCTCCCCGCGCCGCGGGCAGGCGGCCGCGCGGCGGCCCGCGCCGGATCCCGCTCCGAGCCTCCCGCGCCGCCGACCGGTGGTCGTGCCGCGGCCCGCAAGAGCATGAAGAAGCCCAAGCGCAAGGGCCTGCGGATCCTGGCGTACACCACGGCCGGGCTGGTGCTGGTGACGGCGGGGACCTTCGGCTACGTCTACGAGGAGCTGAACGGGAACATCAAGCACTCGGCGCTCTTCGCGGGCACCTCGGGCGACGCGGGTCACGAGAAGCCGGACGCTTTCGGGCGCACGCCGATCAACATCCTGGTGATCGGCTCCGACGCGCGGGACAACGCCGCGGACTGCCAGATCGGTGGGGACTGCGGGCCTGGGGCCAACGCCGACGTCGAGATGGTGCTGCACGTGTCGGCGGACCGCAGCAACGCGACGGTGATGAGTGTCCCGCGCGACACGGTGGCGGACCTGCCGGCCTGCACGGACACCGAGAACCACACGTCGATGAAGGCGCACCGGGACATGATCAACAGCACCCTGGACTACGGTCCGGGGTGCACGGTGGCGGCGGTGCACCAGCTGACCGGTATACCCATCGACCATTTCATGATGGTCGACTTCACGGGTGTGGTGCAGATGTCGGACGCGGTGGGCGGGGTGCCGGTGTGCGTGGACAACAACGTCTACGACCCGTACTCGCACCTGAAGTTGAAGAAGGGCAACCACACGCTGCAGGGGATGGCGGCGCTGGAGTTCGTGCGCACCCGGCACGGTTTCGGCGATGGTGGCGATGTGGGGCGCACGGTGGCGCAGCACATGTTCCTGTCCTCGATGGTGCGGCAGTTGAAGAGCGCGGGGACGTTGACGAACCCGGCGGCGGTGCTGTCGCTGGCGAACGCGGCGACCAAGGCGCTGACGGTGGACAACGGGCTGAGCGGGATCCCGCAGCTGGTGGGGCTGGCGGACGACCTGAACAAGGTGCCGACCGACCGGATCACGATGACCACGATGCAGAACGACCCCGACCCGACGAATACGCAGCGTGTGGTGGTCGACCCGGCGGCCAAGAACCTCTTCAGCGCGATGATCAATGACCAGTCGCTGACCACCGGGGACGGGAGCAAGTCGTCGGCGGCGGCGCAGGCCACCTCCACGGCGAACCCGGACACCTCCTCGGCCGCGCCGGCTCCGGCTGCTCCCGCCGCTCCCGCCGCTCCTGCGTCGTCGGCGGCCGCCGCGGGGGCGGGGGCTGGTGCGCCGAAGAAGGAGATCGCGGTGCACGTGAAGAACGGCAGTGGGGTGGCGGGTCGGGCGGGGGATCTGGCGGAGGCGTTGAAGACGGCGGGGTACAGCTCGCTGACCTCGGCGACCAACGCGACGGTGAGTGCGGCGGTCAGCGAGGTGACGTACACGGCGGGTCGGGAGGGGGACGCGCAGGAGGTGGCGGCCTCGGTGGGGTTGCCGTCCTCGGCGGTCAGGCCGGGTGACGGTCCGGGGATCACGTTGGTGATCGGCAAGGACTGGACGGCCGGGAGCACCTTCGGTGCCGCGCCGGCGGGCGCGGGCGGCGCGGCTTCCCCGGCGGCCCCGGCGCCGGTGAACACCCAGGCGGCGCTGAGCAACTCCGAGGCGCAGACCGCGGACGACTCCAGCAAGTGCGCGCAGGTGAGCACCCAGGACACCGTGCAGATCAACAACATCGGGATGAACCCGACCAAGGCGTACGACAGGAGCCCCAGCGTCCCCGACTCCGCCCCCTGA